A region of Paraburkholderia sp. BL23I1N1 DNA encodes the following proteins:
- a CDS encoding efflux RND transporter periplasmic adaptor subunit, translating into MQKKQLVRAVLVTFAAAALLGAGYLAGTRHSAQAASASAATMSATGDRIDPKTGRKVLYWHDPMVPNQHFDKPGKSPFMDMQLEPVFADDAGTSGIKIDPGLQQNLGIRYATARRQDIAEGFDAVGTTQFDESRSDVVQSRVTGYIDHLYASAPMQRIAKGAPIASLFVPDWLAPQEEYLALKRSSMDSGLLEAARARMRAMSIPDGVVANLDRTGKAQTHVVLSSPETGVVSELNVRDGAMVAPGQTLAKIAGLSTLWLIVEIPESLALTVRPGMTVDAAFAGDSTQRFKGQIREILPGISAGSRTLQARLEIDNAAFKLTPGMLMRVRVGAHTPVSRLLVPSEAVITTGKRSVVIVKDGNGRLQPVNVTVGQDTGDETEVLNGLNDGDQVVASGQFLIDSEASLKSVLPRMGGSANAGAVAPASASATAAASETYETTGRVEKVTAEDITFSHQPVPALGWGKMTMAFGKASSTAFPDAKPGDMVHFAFRQTDSGYQLTTVEPVGGAK; encoded by the coding sequence ATGCAAAAGAAACAACTGGTGCGCGCAGTGCTCGTTACGTTCGCCGCCGCGGCTTTATTAGGCGCAGGCTACCTGGCCGGTACGCGTCATTCGGCGCAGGCGGCTTCCGCGTCCGCCGCCACGATGTCTGCCACGGGCGACAGGATCGATCCGAAGACGGGGCGCAAAGTGCTGTACTGGCACGACCCGATGGTGCCGAATCAGCACTTCGACAAACCGGGCAAGTCGCCTTTCATGGACATGCAGCTCGAACCCGTCTTCGCCGATGATGCGGGCACGAGTGGCATCAAAATCGACCCGGGCTTGCAGCAGAACCTTGGCATCCGCTACGCAACCGCGCGGCGGCAAGACATCGCTGAAGGATTCGATGCCGTCGGGACCACGCAATTCGACGAGTCGCGTTCTGACGTCGTGCAGTCGCGCGTGACCGGCTACATCGACCACCTGTACGCGAGCGCGCCGATGCAGCGGATAGCGAAAGGCGCGCCGATCGCGTCGCTCTTTGTGCCGGACTGGCTGGCGCCGCAGGAGGAGTATCTCGCGCTCAAACGCAGCAGCATGGATAGCGGCCTGCTGGAAGCCGCTCGCGCGCGCATGCGGGCGATGTCGATACCTGACGGTGTCGTCGCGAATCTCGACCGGACCGGAAAGGCGCAGACGCATGTTGTGCTGAGCTCGCCCGAAACGGGCGTTGTCAGCGAACTGAATGTCCGCGACGGCGCCATGGTGGCGCCCGGACAGACGCTCGCCAAGATCGCGGGCCTCTCGACGTTGTGGCTCATCGTCGAGATACCGGAATCCCTGGCGCTGACCGTGCGGCCCGGCATGACGGTAGACGCGGCATTCGCTGGCGATTCCACCCAGCGCTTCAAAGGGCAGATTCGCGAAATTCTGCCGGGTATCAGCGCCGGCAGCCGCACGTTGCAGGCGCGTCTCGAGATCGATAACGCCGCCTTCAAGCTGACGCCCGGCATGCTGATGCGCGTGCGGGTCGGCGCTCACACGCCGGTCTCGCGTTTGCTGGTCCCGTCCGAGGCGGTCATCACGACGGGCAAGCGCAGCGTGGTTATCGTCAAGGACGGAAACGGCCGCTTACAGCCAGTGAATGTCACGGTCGGCCAGGATACCGGCGATGAAACCGAAGTGTTGAACGGCCTGAACGACGGCGATCAGGTCGTGGCGTCCGGCCAGTTTCTGATTGACTCGGAAGCCAGCCTGAAATCGGTTCTTCCTCGCATGGGGGGCAGCGCAAACGCAGGCGCAGTCGCACCTGCGTCGGCGTCCGCCACGGCCGCTGCATCCGAAACCTACGAGACCACCGGCAGGGTCGAAAAGGTGACCGCCGAAGACATCACCTTCTCCCACCAGCCGGTTCCGGCCTTGGGCTGGGGCAAGATGACGATGGCCTTCGGCAAAGCATCGTCGACTGCCTTTCCGGACGCAAAGCCCGGAGACATGGTGCACTTCGCGTTCCGGCAGACGGACAGCGGCTACCAGTTGACGACAGTCGAACCGGTAGGAGGCGCCAAATGA
- a CDS encoding efflux RND transporter permease subunit has translation MIARLIRWSIHNRFLVLLATVLVSAWGVYSVTQTPLDALPDLSDTQVIIKASYPGKAPQVVEDQVTYPLTTTLLGVPGAKTIRAYSSFGDAFVYVLFDDKTDQYWARSRVLEYLNQVQSKLPPGATVSLGPDATGVGWVYEYALVDRSGQHDLGQLRAMNDWFLKFELKSVPDVSEVASIGGMVRQYQVVLDPDKLRAYGITQTMVADALGKANQESGGSVVEMAESEYMVRSSGYLRTLDDFRHIVLRTNEAGTPVLLGDVACIQIGPEMRRGIAELNGQGEVAGGVIVMRSGKNALTTIAAVKAKLAELKRSLPAGVEVVTTYDRSQLIERAVDNLKDKLVEEFIIVGLVCAVFLFHLRSAFVAIMSLPLGVLAAFIVMRYQGVNANLMSLGGIAIAIGAMIDAAIVMIENAHKHLEAFEHEYPGTPLTSAERWELIATSAAEVGPALFFSLLVITLSFIPVFSLEGQEGKLFSPLAFTKTYTIAAAAGLSVTLVPVLMGLLIRGRIPRESANPINRVLIRLYRPLLEATLRRPWRAIGLAVVALAASAIPLSQLGGEFMPPLDEGDLLYMPTALPGISAEKASELLQQTDRLIKTVPEVQTVFGKSGRADTATDPAPLEMFETTIQFKPRKAWRPGMTPEKLVDELDRTVKVPGLSNVWVPPIRNRLDMLSTGIKTPVGVKISGPDLGQIDKVAMQVEAAVKTVPGVTSALAERLNGGRYIDVDIDRLAAARYGLAVADIQSIVSTAVGGENVGEVIAGRERFPINIRYPREIRDSLEKLRELPVVTDRGAQIRLDDVAHITIADGPPMIRSENARLAGYVYVDIRDTDLHSAVQAMQRAVAEKVTLPAGYSIAWSGQFEYLERAAAKLRTVIPVTLVVIFVLLFLTFNSVGDALLLMSTVPFALVGGFWFIWMLGHAVSVATAVGFIALAGVAAEFGVVMLLYLKGALNRRLDAGEPLTEALLLDAIREGAVQRVRPKAMTVAVVLAGLIPIMVGRGAGSEVMQRIAAPMVGGMITAPLLSMLVIPAAWFLLQRRRATRLHDARLPHAVPSGTTVPTTQTGEIR, from the coding sequence ATGATCGCGCGTCTTATCAGGTGGTCTATCCACAACCGCTTTCTGGTGCTGCTCGCCACTGTGCTGGTTAGCGCGTGGGGTGTCTACTCGGTCACTCAAACGCCGCTCGACGCGCTGCCGGACCTGTCCGACACGCAGGTGATCATCAAGGCGTCTTACCCTGGCAAAGCACCGCAAGTCGTCGAAGACCAGGTGACCTATCCGCTCACCACGACGTTACTCGGTGTGCCGGGGGCGAAAACCATTCGCGCGTATTCGTCATTCGGCGATGCGTTCGTCTACGTTCTGTTCGACGACAAAACCGATCAGTACTGGGCCCGTTCCCGCGTACTCGAGTATCTGAACCAGGTGCAGAGCAAGCTGCCGCCGGGCGCGACGGTTTCTCTCGGGCCCGATGCCACCGGTGTCGGCTGGGTCTACGAATATGCCCTCGTCGACCGAAGCGGACAGCACGACCTGGGACAGCTTCGCGCCATGAACGACTGGTTTCTGAAGTTCGAGCTGAAATCGGTACCGGACGTGTCGGAGGTCGCGAGCATCGGCGGCATGGTGCGCCAGTATCAGGTCGTTCTCGACCCGGACAAACTGCGCGCGTACGGCATCACGCAGACGATGGTCGCCGACGCATTGGGCAAGGCGAATCAGGAATCGGGCGGCTCGGTCGTCGAGATGGCCGAGTCCGAATACATGGTGCGTTCGTCCGGATATCTGCGCACCCTCGATGACTTCCGCCATATCGTTCTGAGAACGAACGAAGCCGGTACGCCAGTACTGCTAGGCGACGTCGCGTGCATTCAGATCGGACCGGAGATGCGGCGCGGCATCGCGGAGCTGAACGGTCAGGGTGAAGTCGCGGGCGGTGTCATCGTGATGCGTTCCGGCAAGAACGCGCTGACAACCATCGCGGCGGTGAAGGCCAAGCTTGCCGAGCTGAAGCGTTCGTTGCCCGCGGGCGTCGAAGTCGTGACGACGTACGACCGTTCACAGCTTATCGAACGCGCGGTGGACAACCTGAAAGACAAGCTCGTGGAGGAATTCATCATCGTCGGGCTGGTCTGCGCGGTCTTTCTGTTCCATCTGCGCAGTGCGTTCGTCGCCATTATGTCGCTGCCATTGGGTGTGCTGGCCGCCTTTATCGTGATGCGGTACCAAGGCGTGAACGCGAATCTGATGTCGCTCGGCGGCATCGCGATTGCCATCGGGGCGATGATCGACGCGGCCATCGTAATGATCGAGAACGCGCACAAGCATCTTGAGGCGTTCGAGCATGAGTATCCCGGCACGCCGTTGACTTCGGCTGAACGTTGGGAACTCATTGCCACGTCGGCCGCCGAGGTCGGGCCGGCGCTGTTCTTCTCGTTGCTCGTCATCACGTTGTCGTTTATCCCGGTGTTCTCGCTCGAAGGCCAGGAAGGCAAGCTGTTTTCTCCACTGGCGTTCACCAAGACCTACACGATCGCGGCGGCGGCGGGGCTCTCGGTGACGTTGGTGCCGGTGTTGATGGGTTTGCTGATTCGCGGCCGCATTCCGCGCGAAAGCGCGAACCCCATCAATCGCGTGCTGATCAGGCTGTACCGGCCGTTACTGGAGGCGACATTGCGCCGTCCGTGGCGCGCTATCGGTCTGGCGGTGGTTGCGCTCGCGGCATCGGCGATTCCGCTCTCGCAGCTCGGCGGTGAATTCATGCCGCCGCTCGACGAAGGCGATCTGCTGTATATGCCGACAGCGCTGCCGGGCATTTCGGCAGAGAAAGCGAGTGAACTGCTGCAGCAGACCGACCGGCTCATCAAGACCGTGCCGGAGGTGCAGACCGTGTTCGGCAAATCCGGCCGCGCCGATACGGCTACCGACCCGGCGCCGCTCGAAATGTTCGAGACCACGATCCAGTTCAAACCGCGCAAAGCATGGCGGCCCGGCATGACGCCGGAGAAGCTGGTCGACGAACTGGACCGCACCGTCAAAGTGCCTGGACTCTCGAACGTGTGGGTTCCGCCTATCCGCAATCGGTTGGACATGCTGTCGACGGGTATCAAGACGCCGGTCGGCGTCAAGATTTCGGGCCCCGACCTCGGGCAGATCGACAAGGTCGCCATGCAGGTCGAAGCGGCGGTCAAGACCGTGCCCGGCGTGACGTCGGCGTTGGCCGAGCGGTTGAACGGCGGCAGATACATCGACGTCGATATCGACCGGCTGGCAGCGGCACGCTACGGCCTCGCGGTTGCCGACATCCAGTCGATCGTGTCCACAGCGGTCGGCGGCGAAAACGTCGGCGAGGTCATTGCCGGGCGGGAGCGCTTTCCGATCAACATCCGCTATCCACGCGAGATCCGCGATTCGCTCGAGAAGCTGCGCGAGCTGCCGGTCGTGACAGACCGTGGCGCGCAAATCCGGCTTGACGACGTGGCGCACATCACGATTGCCGATGGCCCGCCGATGATTCGCAGCGAGAACGCCCGGCTCGCTGGTTACGTGTACGTGGATATTCGCGACACGGATCTGCATTCGGCCGTGCAGGCCATGCAGCGCGCGGTCGCTGAGAAGGTGACGCTTCCCGCGGGGTATTCGATTGCGTGGTCCGGTCAGTTCGAATATCTCGAGCGCGCGGCGGCCAAGTTGCGCACCGTTATTCCAGTGACGCTGGTGGTCATTTTCGTGCTGCTTTTCCTGACGTTCAACTCCGTTGGCGATGCTCTTCTGCTGATGTCGACCGTGCCCTTCGCCTTGGTCGGCGGCTTCTGGTTCATCTGGATGCTGGGGCATGCCGTATCTGTCGCGACCGCGGTGGGATTCATTGCGCTCGCGGGCGTGGCTGCTGAGTTCGGCGTTGTGATGCTGCTTTACCTGAAGGGCGCATTGAATCGCAGGCTCGACGCCGGCGAGCCGCTAACCGAAGCGCTGCTGCTCGACGCGATTCGAGAGGGGGCGGTGCAGCGTGTGCGACCCAAGGCGATGACGGTCGCCGTGGTGCTTGCGGGTCTCATACCCATCATGGTCGGGCGCGGCGCCGGCTCGGAAGTCATGCAGCGCATCGCCGCCCCGATGGTCGGCGGAATGATTACGGCCCCCCTCCTCTCGATGCTGGTTATTCCTGCAGCGTGGTTTCTGCTGCAACGCCGCCGCGCGACGCGTCTGCACGACGCGCGGCTTCCTCACGCAGTACCTTCCGGCACCACCGTGCCAACCACTCAAACTGGAGAAATTCGATGA
- a CDS encoding copper-binding protein, which yields MTKLMIAFAAFGAMAVTPAFAGDDMAGMNMSTKPAASMASSNAALTDAEVRKIDRASGMITLKHGALHNVGMPAMTTAFKAKDAAMVKQIHEGDKVKVRIEDVDGTLTIVKLEKAS from the coding sequence ATGACGAAATTGATGATTGCATTCGCGGCTTTCGGCGCCATGGCCGTAACACCTGCATTCGCGGGCGACGATATGGCGGGGATGAACATGTCCACCAAGCCGGCGGCTTCAATGGCGTCGTCGAATGCGGCGCTCACGGATGCGGAAGTGCGAAAGATCGACCGGGCGTCCGGCATGATCACGCTGAAACACGGCGCGCTGCACAACGTTGGAATGCCGGCCATGACCACGGCCTTCAAGGCGAAGGATGCCGCGATGGTCAAGCAGATTCACGAAGGCGACAAGGTCAAGGTCCGCATTGAAGACGTTGACGGCACGCTGACCATTGTGAAACTGGAAAAAGCGTCGTGA
- a CDS encoding carboxypeptidase-like regulatory domain-containing protein, which yields MYRSFVRTGVAAAVAFALIQLGGCGGGGGSSSTSSSTPTVTATSVGGTVATGTAMVGATVTLTDSTGAQATTTTNAQGAYTISVKGMTAPFLIVATDPTGVSAPLVSVVAKLPNGTAPAVVNVTTLTTAIAAMLTASGNPLDLASTTALAKVTLQSVQIATITLDAILAKILAQNGIQAAGFDPIGTAFTPNHTGADAVLDIISVVSAANGGLLLLSNAAPGTTVALNNQTGQTLTLAAPSAAANYLAPLASLLTACAANGTLNTSCSPAIDSAYLESGSTDLAVAHGLTDAIFSGAVFGSPKTLAFFTRNGKQFAFVQLPVTLANGAASGVLYTVAQQLSTPVTLANGTQLGWNLIGNQSQFAVSIMSQMQRRTFLDTKLNDVNRYESGLRIAIPTASNPTVYSASVTGPGLAAPVWLMPRNALGVSSLGLSDLPLSAAPVSPATTNSNTELYRWSWQSLSSTANFTPPASNGYYSAQSVDASTVPLYSAYTVTFYDKNGAQLGQSSIINPGSPLNAAAGSTVAWPTLLPDFATQFLTPGGALSGVQYAMSVTWSSVVTGPNPTYPVTSVQIQASPGTGSGSTTEIDGFFGGAPNNTSVGQYQTTVFAGLNALGVQTCTNCPFPALTSGGSRLVQLGSGQNGTLYYDITKYND from the coding sequence ATGTATCGATCGTTCGTGCGTACCGGCGTCGCGGCCGCCGTGGCCTTCGCCTTGATCCAGCTCGGCGGTTGCGGTGGTGGCGGCGGCTCCAGCTCGACGTCATCGAGCACGCCGACGGTCACGGCCACCTCGGTGGGCGGCACGGTCGCCACCGGCACCGCCATGGTGGGCGCAACCGTCACGCTGACCGATTCGACGGGCGCGCAGGCCACGACCACCACCAACGCCCAGGGCGCGTACACGATCTCGGTGAAGGGCATGACCGCGCCGTTTCTGATCGTCGCCACGGACCCCACCGGCGTCTCCGCTCCACTCGTCTCGGTGGTCGCCAAACTGCCGAACGGCACGGCGCCGGCGGTTGTCAACGTCACCACGCTGACCACTGCGATTGCCGCCATGCTCACGGCCTCGGGCAACCCGCTCGACCTCGCCTCCACCACGGCGCTGGCCAAGGTCACGCTGCAGTCCGTGCAGATCGCCACCATCACGCTCGACGCGATACTCGCGAAAATCCTCGCGCAGAACGGCATCCAGGCGGCCGGCTTCGATCCCATCGGTACAGCCTTTACGCCGAACCACACTGGCGCCGATGCAGTGCTCGACATAATCTCGGTGGTGTCGGCGGCCAACGGCGGCTTGCTGCTGCTGTCGAATGCGGCGCCGGGCACGACCGTCGCGCTGAACAACCAGACTGGCCAGACGCTCACGCTGGCAGCGCCTTCCGCGGCGGCAAACTATCTGGCGCCGCTGGCCTCCCTGCTGACTGCCTGCGCGGCGAACGGCACGCTCAACACCTCATGCTCGCCGGCCATCGACTCCGCCTACCTCGAAAGCGGATCGACCGATCTGGCCGTAGCCCACGGTCTGACCGACGCGATCTTCAGTGGCGCGGTGTTCGGTTCGCCAAAGACGCTCGCCTTCTTCACGCGCAACGGCAAGCAGTTCGCGTTCGTGCAGTTGCCGGTCACGCTGGCGAACGGCGCGGCAAGCGGCGTGCTCTATACCGTCGCGCAACAACTTTCCACGCCCGTCACGCTCGCCAACGGCACGCAACTCGGCTGGAATCTGATCGGCAATCAGTCGCAATTCGCTGTATCGATCATGTCGCAAATGCAGCGACGCACTTTCCTCGATACGAAGCTGAACGACGTGAACCGTTACGAGTCCGGTCTCAGGATCGCGATCCCGACCGCGTCGAATCCGACGGTGTATTCGGCCTCCGTCACGGGGCCAGGCCTCGCCGCGCCGGTCTGGCTGATGCCGCGCAATGCGCTCGGCGTCAGCTCGCTGGGTCTGTCGGATCTGCCGTTGAGCGCGGCGCCGGTTTCGCCGGCGACGACCAACAGCAATACGGAGCTGTACCGGTGGTCATGGCAATCGCTGTCGTCGACCGCGAACTTCACGCCGCCGGCCTCGAACGGCTATTACTCGGCGCAATCGGTCGACGCGAGCACCGTGCCGCTCTACTCGGCCTACACCGTCACGTTCTATGACAAGAACGGCGCGCAGCTCGGCCAGTCGTCGATCATCAATCCGGGGAGTCCGTTGAATGCGGCGGCGGGCAGCACGGTCGCGTGGCCGACGTTGTTGCCGGACTTCGCGACGCAGTTCCTCACGCCGGGCGGGGCGCTGTCCGGCGTGCAGTACGCGATGAGCGTAACGTGGTCGAGCGTCGTGACGGGGCCGAATCCCACCTATCCGGTGACGTCCGTGCAGATCCAGGCTTCCCCCGGAACAGGCTCGGGCTCGACGACTGAAATCGACGGCTTCTTTGGCGGCGCGCCGAACAACACATCGGTGGGTCAGTATCAAACCACCGTTTTTGCGGGACTCAACGCCTTGGGCGTGCAGACGTGCACGAATTGCCCGTTCCCGGCGTTGACGTCCGGCGGTTCGCGGCTCGTGCAGTTGGGTAGTGGGCAGAATGGGACCCTGTACTACGATATTACGAAGTACAACGATTAA
- a CDS encoding glycine zipper 2TM domain-containing protein, translating into MIAMGLALLTLTAGCTLGGAAAGGVIGNEATNHSTVGTVGGAVAGGIIGHELGK; encoded by the coding sequence ATGATCGCAATGGGACTGGCGTTGCTGACATTGACAGCCGGTTGCACGCTGGGCGGTGCGGCGGCGGGTGGGGTCATCGGCAACGAGGCGACCAATCACAGCACGGTGGGCACGGTCGGCGGCGCGGTGGCCGGGGGGATTATCGGACACGAATTGGGCAAGTAA
- a CDS encoding YciI family protein, whose protein sequence is MSYMLLIVEPPDQRIERGEQAGREVYDQMVRFAADLKERGKLRAVESLTSSSDAVRVQVRDGQPKLLDGPFAEAKEMVGGFFLLDCETREEAIAIAQACPAASWCTVEVRKIGPCFI, encoded by the coding sequence ATGTCGTACATGCTGCTTATCGTCGAACCCCCGGATCAACGCATCGAACGCGGCGAGCAGGCGGGGCGCGAGGTCTATGACCAGATGGTGCGTTTTGCCGCGGACCTCAAAGAGCGCGGCAAGCTGCGTGCCGTCGAATCGCTGACCTCCTCCAGTGACGCCGTGCGCGTGCAGGTGCGCGACGGTCAGCCCAAACTGCTCGATGGCCCGTTTGCCGAAGCCAAGGAAATGGTCGGTGGCTTCTTCCTGCTCGATTGCGAAACCCGTGAAGAAGCGATCGCGATCGCACAAGCCTGCCCGGCGGCCTCGTGGTGCACCGTCGAAGTCCGCAAAATCGGACCTTGTTTCATCTGA
- a CDS encoding YciI family protein produces MRFMIIVKATAVSEAGGPPDDALMAAMGTYHEELAKAGVLLDATGLQPSSKGWRIRYGAGKRTVVDGPFAETKELIAGYTLIQVHSREEAMEWARRFPAPFGEQADGEIEVRQLYELEDFEPNPELERFKKLDAAKP; encoded by the coding sequence ATGCGATTCATGATCATAGTGAAGGCGACCGCCGTCAGCGAAGCCGGCGGCCCGCCGGACGATGCCCTGATGGCCGCGATGGGCACGTACCACGAAGAACTGGCTAAAGCCGGTGTGCTGCTCGACGCAACCGGCCTGCAACCGAGTTCGAAAGGCTGGCGCATCCGCTACGGCGCGGGCAAGCGCACGGTCGTCGACGGGCCGTTCGCGGAAACCAAGGAATTGATCGCCGGCTACACGCTGATTCAGGTTCACTCCCGCGAAGAAGCCATGGAATGGGCGCGGCGGTTTCCGGCGCCGTTCGGCGAGCAGGCCGATGGCGAAATCGAAGTGCGGCAGCTCTATGAACTCGAGGACTTCGAGCCGAACCCGGAACTGGAGCGCTTCAAAAAACTGGACGCGGCCAAACCTTGA
- a CDS encoding SRPBCC family protein produces MLKTILIAVVAAVGLLLIYAATRPDNFRIERSVRIEAPPERIYGLIDNLHQFNRWNPFLRKDPATQGTYSGTESGKGARYAWQSEKIGVGQMEIVETAAPSSVTMNLDFLKPFEAHNIAEFELKPEAGATQVTWAMHGPAPFLSKLMQVFVSMDRMVGKDFEDGLSNLKTLAEAS; encoded by the coding sequence ATGCTTAAAACCATTCTGATCGCCGTCGTCGCGGCGGTGGGTCTGTTGCTCATTTATGCGGCGACACGGCCCGATAACTTTCGCATTGAACGCAGCGTGCGTATCGAGGCGCCGCCTGAGCGGATCTACGGGTTGATCGACAACCTGCATCAATTCAATCGCTGGAATCCGTTCCTGCGCAAAGATCCCGCGACGCAAGGCACGTACAGCGGCACGGAGAGCGGCAAGGGCGCGCGCTATGCATGGCAAAGCGAAAAGATCGGCGTGGGGCAGATGGAGATCGTCGAGACGGCGGCGCCGTCGAGCGTGACGATGAACCTCGATTTTCTCAAGCCATTCGAAGCGCATAACATCGCCGAATTCGAGCTGAAGCCGGAGGCGGGTGCGACTCAGGTTACCTGGGCGATGCATGGGCCCGCGCCGTTTCTGTCGAAGCTGATGCAGGTGTTCGTCAGCATGGATCGAATGGTCGGCAAGGATTTCGAAGACGGCCTGAGCAATCTGAAAACGCTGGCCGAGGCGAGCTGA
- a CDS encoding VOC family protein: protein MHKQIFVNLAVDDLERSKAFFSAIGFSFDAQFTNEQAACLVLGENLYAMLLVKDLFKSFTRKSLCNPKESTEALLGLSCESRGEVDALVANALAAGGTVPRAPQDYGFMYGHGFEDIDGHIWELIYMDPNAKAAS, encoded by the coding sequence ATGCATAAGCAGATCTTCGTCAATCTTGCCGTCGACGACCTCGAACGGTCGAAGGCATTTTTCAGCGCGATCGGTTTCAGCTTCGATGCGCAATTCACCAACGAGCAGGCCGCGTGCCTGGTCCTCGGCGAGAACCTCTACGCGATGCTGCTGGTCAAGGACCTGTTCAAATCCTTTACGCGCAAATCGCTTTGCAATCCGAAGGAAAGCACCGAGGCATTGTTGGGCCTTTCGTGCGAGAGCCGGGGCGAGGTGGATGCACTGGTCGCGAATGCGCTCGCCGCCGGTGGCACGGTGCCGCGCGCGCCGCAGGACTACGGCTTCATGTACGGTCATGGCTTCGAAGATATCGACGGACACATCTGGGAGCTGATCTACATGGACCCGAACGCCAAGGCAGCGAGCTGA
- a CDS encoding RNA polymerase sigma factor — protein sequence MTTPATHRAIEAVWRIESAKVIAHVARIVRDVGLAEELAQDALVAALEHWPDAGVPDNPGAWLMATAKNRALDRLRQEALHARKREELGHDLDALEAHLVPDFVDTLDAARADDIGDDLLRLVFTACHPVLSTDARVALTLRLVGGLTTDEIARAFLVPEPTIAQRIVRAKRTLSAAKVPFEVPQADARAPRLASVLQVIYLIFNEGYSATGGDDWMRPALCEEALRLGRVLSGLVPDESEVCGLVALMEIQASRTHARTDAEGRPVLLLDQDRSRWDPLLIRRGLAALATSHALGGASGPYALQAALAACHARARRADETDWAQIVALYDALAQVAPSPVVELNRAVAVSMAFGPAAGLEIVDALAADAALASYHWLPSVRGDLLEKLGRVEEARAEFERAAGMTRNARERELLLERAARGIGY from the coding sequence GTGACGACACCGGCCACCCATCGTGCCATCGAGGCAGTCTGGCGGATCGAATCCGCCAAGGTCATCGCCCACGTCGCGCGGATCGTTCGCGACGTGGGACTTGCCGAAGAACTGGCGCAGGACGCGCTGGTGGCCGCGCTCGAACATTGGCCTGATGCGGGCGTGCCGGACAATCCGGGAGCGTGGCTGATGGCGACCGCGAAGAACCGAGCCCTCGACCGCTTGCGCCAGGAAGCGCTGCATGCGCGCAAGCGCGAGGAGTTGGGCCACGATCTCGACGCATTGGAGGCGCACCTCGTGCCGGATTTCGTCGATACCCTCGATGCCGCACGCGCCGACGATATCGGCGACGACCTGCTGCGGCTGGTGTTCACGGCGTGCCACCCGGTGTTGTCAACCGACGCACGCGTTGCTCTCACGCTGCGCCTGGTGGGCGGCCTCACCACGGACGAAATCGCCCGCGCGTTTCTCGTGCCCGAGCCGACCATTGCCCAGCGCATCGTGCGGGCCAAGCGCACGCTGTCCGCGGCCAAGGTGCCGTTCGAAGTGCCGCAAGCGGATGCACGTGCACCCCGGCTCGCCTCGGTGCTGCAGGTGATCTATCTGATTTTCAACGAAGGCTATTCGGCCACCGGTGGCGACGACTGGATGCGTCCGGCGTTGTGCGAGGAAGCACTGCGACTGGGGCGTGTGCTAAGCGGGCTCGTGCCGGACGAAAGCGAAGTGTGTGGCCTCGTCGCGTTGATGGAAATCCAGGCGTCGCGAACCCACGCGCGTACCGATGCCGAGGGCAGGCCGGTGCTGCTGCTCGATCAGGACCGCAGCCGCTGGGACCCGCTGCTGATCCGCCGTGGCCTGGCCGCGCTCGCCACCTCGCACGCGTTGGGCGGCGCGAGCGGTCCGTATGCATTGCAGGCCGCGTTGGCCGCGTGTCATGCGCGCGCCCGCCGCGCCGACGAGACCGACTGGGCGCAGATCGTCGCGTTGTACGACGCGCTGGCGCAGGTGGCGCCTTCACCCGTGGTCGAGTTGAACCGCGCGGTGGCGGTCAGCATGGCGTTCGGACCGGCCGCCGGTCTGGAAATCGTCGATGCGCTCGCAGCCGATGCGGCGCTCGCGAGCTACCACTGGTTGCCGAGCGTGCGCGGCGATCTGCTGGAGAAACTCGGCCGCGTGGAAGAGGCGCGCGCCGAATTCGAACGCGCCGCGGGCATGACGCGCAATGCGCGCGAGCGCGAGCTGTTGCTCGAGCGTGCCGCGCGCGGTATCGGGTATTGA